A window of Sutcliffiella cohnii contains these coding sequences:
- a CDS encoding cation diffusion facilitator family transporter: MDQNERFKKAEFAAMVGIVGNIILAILKAIAGVLGNSRALVADAAHSASDVAGSIAVYVGLKAAKRPPDEDHPYGHGKAENIAAIIVAVLLFFVGVEIGKSSFAAFFEEIEAPKMIAVYAAIISIIVKEWMFRYKYNLGKKIKSDAIIANAYEHRSDVFSSIAALIGISGAIIGGMIGLDWLVYLDPVAGLFVAALIIKMAWNLGKESIHNTMDHVLHDEDAEHFKQIVVTVPGVLKIDELHAREHGHYVIVDLKISVDPYITVEEGHKIGKNVKQKLMETQEVQNVFVHINPYNDDSDSSNGSGAS, translated from the coding sequence TTGGATCAAAACGAAAGGTTTAAAAAAGCCGAGTTTGCAGCGATGGTCGGTATCGTTGGGAACATCATACTAGCAATTTTAAAAGCAATCGCAGGAGTGCTAGGAAACAGTAGAGCGTTAGTAGCAGATGCTGCTCACTCTGCCTCAGATGTAGCTGGATCCATTGCTGTTTATGTCGGGTTAAAAGCTGCAAAACGACCACCTGATGAAGACCATCCATACGGACACGGAAAAGCAGAAAATATCGCAGCGATTATCGTTGCTGTATTATTATTTTTTGTAGGAGTAGAAATTGGTAAATCTTCATTTGCAGCCTTCTTTGAGGAAATTGAAGCTCCAAAAATGATTGCTGTCTATGCAGCGATCATCTCCATTATTGTGAAAGAATGGATGTTCCGATATAAATATAACCTAGGTAAAAAAATAAAAAGTGACGCCATCATTGCAAACGCTTATGAACACCGTTCGGATGTATTTTCATCCATTGCAGCTTTAATTGGGATCAGTGGAGCGATTATCGGTGGAATGATCGGATTAGATTGGCTCGTATATCTTGATCCAGTGGCTGGGTTGTTTGTGGCCGCGTTAATTATTAAAATGGCTTGGAATTTAGGAAAAGAGTCGATTCATAATACGATGGATCACGTTTTACATGATGAAGATGCAGAACACTTTAAACAAATAGTCGTTACAGTTCCTGGAGTATTAAAGATAGATGAGCTTCACGCGAGAGAACACGGTCATTATGTTATTGTGGATTTGAAAATTTCAGTTGACCCATATATTACTGTCGAAGAAGGACATAAGATCGGAAAGAATGTTAAGCAAAAACTCATGGAGACACAAGAAGTACAAAACGTTTTTGTTCACATAAACCCTTATAACGACGATTCAGACAGTTCAAATGGAAGTGGGGCATCATGA
- a CDS encoding post-transcriptional regulator, with the protein MKKEKEHAYDLYRFDLEPVLKSKVDEFHMLGYDSVTVDGLWECLTNKTWRKPSDKRLHELVSDVYHLKVAEYMSYITIEAYKAPNFFGEKL; encoded by the coding sequence ATGAAAAAAGAAAAAGAGCATGCATATGATCTTTACCGTTTTGACTTAGAACCTGTTTTAAAAAGTAAAGTAGATGAATTTCACATGCTAGGATATGACAGTGTAACAGTAGATGGGTTGTGGGAATGCTTAACGAACAAAACATGGAGAAAGCCGTCCGATAAGAGGCTCCATGAACTAGTTTCGGACGTTTATCACTTAAAAGTAGCAGAATACATGAGCTACATCACAATAGAGGCATACAAAGCACCAAACTTTTTTGGGGAGAAATTATAA
- the spoVB gene encoding stage V sporulation protein B yields MTKQTFIKGTLILIVAGFITKILGFINRIVVARLIGEEGVGLYMMAVPTLVLAITITQFGLPVAISKLVAEAEATGDKRRVKKILVVSLSVTGTLSIIFTPALILLAPLLSETLFTDARTYYPLLAIAPVVPIVAISSVIRGYFQGKQNMKPAAISQVIEQVVRITLVAAFTKAFLPYGIEYAAAGAMLSAVIGELMSLLYMLFMFKFKKRFRLRSKFFHYIGEGKQTFNDLMRIAVPTTGSRMIGSIAWFFEPIVVAQSLALAGVATSLATRQYGELVGFALPLVFLPSFITYSLSTALVPAISEAAAKKNTLLIEHRLQQALRLCFATGGIALVVLYVFAEPLMLLMYGNSNSAIYIKVIAPFILFYYFQGPLQATLQALDLAKAAMINSFIGAFVKTGAIFLLASQPGLGIMGAALAIVIGFVLVTLLHMSTIMKVLSYTIYVREYAKGIVIIVGCVLLGNWMMDHLLLSFGTISRTLLFISVLTIIYTLLLTVFGLVKREEFARIPFLNKLLK; encoded by the coding sequence ATGACGAAGCAAACCTTTATTAAAGGAACGTTAATTTTAATCGTAGCAGGCTTTATAACGAAAATACTTGGCTTTATTAATAGAATTGTAGTTGCCAGACTTATCGGAGAAGAAGGTGTCGGGCTATATATGATGGCCGTTCCAACTCTCGTATTGGCGATTACGATTACTCAGTTTGGTTTGCCTGTTGCTATATCGAAGCTCGTGGCAGAGGCAGAAGCAACTGGAGATAAACGTAGAGTTAAAAAAATACTAGTTGTTTCTCTTTCTGTAACTGGTACGTTAAGTATTATATTTACACCTGCATTAATCCTATTAGCACCGCTACTATCTGAAACGCTATTTACAGATGCGAGAACGTATTATCCATTACTCGCAATTGCTCCTGTTGTGCCAATTGTTGCGATATCCTCGGTAATTCGCGGATATTTCCAAGGAAAACAAAATATGAAACCGGCTGCTATCTCTCAAGTAATTGAACAAGTTGTTCGAATAACACTCGTAGCTGCATTCACGAAAGCCTTCCTACCTTATGGGATTGAATATGCTGCTGCAGGTGCTATGTTATCAGCTGTCATTGGTGAATTAATGTCCCTACTTTACATGCTTTTCATGTTTAAATTTAAAAAACGGTTTCGTTTACGTTCGAAATTTTTCCATTATATCGGTGAAGGTAAACAAACATTTAATGATTTAATGAGAATTGCTGTTCCTACTACTGGTAGTAGAATGATTGGCTCCATTGCTTGGTTTTTTGAACCGATCGTTGTTGCGCAAAGTTTAGCCTTAGCCGGTGTTGCAACGAGCCTTGCTACGAGACAGTATGGAGAATTAGTAGGGTTTGCTCTTCCACTTGTATTTTTACCGTCCTTTATTACTTATTCCTTATCGACTGCGCTAGTTCCTGCTATTAGTGAGGCAGCAGCAAAAAAAAATACGTTATTAATTGAACATCGTCTTCAACAAGCATTGAGACTTTGCTTTGCGACAGGTGGTATTGCGTTAGTAGTTTTATACGTTTTTGCGGAACCGTTAATGCTACTTATGTATGGCAATAGTAATTCGGCTATATATATTAAAGTAATAGCCCCTTTTATACTATTTTACTACTTCCAGGGTCCACTGCAAGCAACTTTACAAGCTTTAGATTTAGCGAAAGCGGCAATGATCAATAGCTTCATTGGAGCATTTGTTAAAACTGGTGCGATTTTTTTACTAGCATCCCAACCTGGCTTAGGTATAATGGGAGCAGCGTTAGCAATTGTTATTGGATTTGTTTTAGTTACATTATTGCATATGAGTACGATTATGAAAGTACTATCGTACACTATATATGTACGCGAATATGCAAAAGGAATTGTCATCATTGTAGGTTGTGTTTTGCTCGGTAATTGGATGATGGATCATCTACTATTGTCTTTCGGCACAATTAGCAGAACTTTACTATTCATTTCAGTATTAACTATTATTTACACACTATTATTAACGGTGTTTGGCCTCGTAAAACGAGAAGAATTTGCTAGAATCCCGTTTCTAAATAAACTGTTAAAGTGA
- a CDS encoding TIGR04086 family membrane protein has product MESKRLSLAVMYGLITIFLIAVATSLIFSFLLKFTTLQEGSIAWVVLALSFLALFIGGFVSGGKGKEKGWLLGAATGGLYTMIIFLFQYLGSDSLFTLQQLIYHGAFVGIATLGGIIGVNLTAAKA; this is encoded by the coding sequence ATGGAATCAAAACGTCTCAGTTTGGCCGTCATGTATGGTCTTATTACAATCTTTTTAATTGCTGTAGCAACAAGTTTAATTTTTTCATTCCTACTTAAGTTTACAACATTACAAGAAGGGTCTATCGCTTGGGTAGTGTTAGCACTATCTTTTTTAGCATTATTTATTGGTGGTTTCGTCTCGGGTGGGAAAGGAAAAGAAAAAGGCTGGTTATTAGGAGCCGCTACTGGTGGCTTATATACGATGATCATTTTCTTATTTCAATACTTAGGTAGTGATTCTTTATTTACGTTACAACAATTAATTTATCACGGAGCTTTTGTTGGTATCGCTACTTTAGGTGGAATTATCGGAGTTAACTTAACTGCAGCGAAAGCATAG
- a CDS encoding adenine phosphoribosyltransferase, protein MDLKKYVTIVPDWPKPGIQFKDITTLMDNGEAYKYATDKIVEYAREREIDLIVGPEARGFIIGCPVAYSLGIGFAPVRKEGKLPREVVRVEYGLEYGKDVLTIHRDAIKPGQRVLITDDLLATGGTIEATIKLVEELGGVVAGIAFLIELSYLDGRTKLDGYDILTLMKY, encoded by the coding sequence ATGGATTTAAAGAAATATGTAACGATAGTACCTGACTGGCCAAAACCGGGCATTCAATTTAAGGATATTACAACATTAATGGATAATGGTGAAGCATATAAGTATGCTACAGATAAAATTGTTGAATATGCTCGTGAAAGAGAAATTGATTTAATCGTTGGGCCAGAAGCAAGAGGGTTTATTATTGGATGTCCCGTTGCTTACTCTTTAGGTATTGGTTTTGCGCCAGTCCGTAAAGAAGGAAAACTACCTCGCGAAGTAGTAAGAGTTGAATATGGTCTTGAGTACGGTAAAGACGTATTGACGATTCATAGAGATGCTATTAAGCCAGGTCAACGCGTATTAATTACAGATGACCTATTAGCGACAGGTGGTACGATTGAAGCAACAATTAAGCTCGTGGAAGAACTAGGTGGGGTAGTGGCAGGTATTGCTTTCCTTATCGAACTATCATACTTAGACGGTCGCACTAAATTAGACGGCTATGACATTTTAACGTTAATGAAATATTAA
- a CDS encoding DUF421 domain-containing protein yields the protein MIEEYFVIITRTIFLYVVILAIFRLMGKREIGELSILDLVVFIMIAEMAVVAIENPTDAMGHTLIPMLTLMAIQILLAYISLKSQRFRSFIDGEPTVIINKGKINEKAMRKQRYNFDDLLVQLREQQVKNVADVEFAILEPSGKLSVFEKDKKKSKKKEATLNLPLIVDGIIQTDHLELVDKTEVWLRQNLRKRGYKDFKKISFCSYDNGEFFIDLIDEE from the coding sequence ATGATAGAGGAATATTTCGTTATAATTACAAGAACCATTTTTTTATATGTCGTCATTCTGGCGATTTTTCGTTTAATGGGAAAAAGGGAAATTGGTGAATTGAGCATTTTAGATTTAGTCGTCTTCATTATGATCGCCGAAATGGCAGTTGTTGCGATTGAAAATCCAACGGATGCGATGGGTCATACTTTAATTCCGATGTTAACGTTAATGGCAATTCAAATATTGCTCGCTTATATTTCACTCAAAAGTCAACGTTTTCGCAGTTTTATAGACGGAGAACCAACCGTCATCATCAATAAAGGTAAAATAAATGAAAAGGCGATGCGGAAACAAAGGTATAATTTTGATGATTTACTTGTTCAATTAAGAGAACAGCAAGTTAAAAATGTGGCGGACGTTGAATTTGCCATTTTGGAACCATCGGGAAAACTTTCTGTTTTTGAAAAAGATAAAAAGAAATCGAAGAAAAAAGAAGCAACATTAAATTTACCGTTAATTGTTGACGGAATTATCCAAACGGATCACCTAGAGCTCGTTGATAAAACAGAAGTTTGGTTACGACAAAATTTACGAAAACGAGGCTATAAAGACTTTAAAAAGATCTCCTTTTGCAGTTATGATAACGGGGAGTTTTTTATTGACTTAATAGATGAAGAATAA
- a CDS encoding LapA family protein, whose amino-acid sequence MKGQWYLLAGIIFAIIIAIFAVLNVSPVEVNFLFGTAHWPLVLVILFSTLMGGVIAGSLAIYQIVVLKKQLKKVQAVNGENKLSENNLEPHE is encoded by the coding sequence ATGAAGGGCCAATGGTATTTACTAGCAGGGATTATTTTTGCCATCATTATTGCTATCTTTGCTGTATTGAATGTGTCACCTGTTGAAGTAAACTTTTTATTTGGAACAGCCCACTGGCCTCTAGTACTGGTCATTCTTTTTTCCACTCTTATGGGCGGAGTTATTGCTGGATCATTAGCGATATATCAAATTGTCGTGCTTAAAAAACAATTAAAAAAAGTCCAAGCAGTAAACGGAGAAAACAAACTTTCCGAAAACAACCTAGAACCCCACGAATAA
- the secDF gene encoding protein translocase subunit SecDF: MVKRGRIVAFFLVLVLIASMIGSSTNWITNNMKLGLDLQGGFEVLYEVKSVSGTDIDREMLVSTVSALNKRVNVLGVSEPRIDIEGENRIRVQLAGVEDQTNARELLSTEAKLTFRDINDNLLMDGTDLVENGATQSFDQSNRPSVALKIKDAEKFREITRELSSKLYPENMMVIWLDFEEGVDSFAEERQKDEPKYLSAATVEQVFHQPEVQIQGPTFTVPSAKELADLLNAGALPVELEEIYSTSVGAQFGETALQKTVFAGAVGIAIIFLFMLIVYRVPGFVAVVTLSLYIFLVLVVFNAMNAVLTLPGIAALILGVGMAVDANILTYERIKEELKLGKSMMSAFRAGNRNSLSTILDANITTLLAAAVMFVYGTSSVQGFATMLIVSILISFLTAVLGTRLLLGLWVYSRALNNKPHLFGLKKEEIMDIKDTKEDTVPPNRFENVDFIKHRKKYFIFSTTMVVVGIILLSTLKLNLGIDFVSGTRVEIMADTTISAEAVEQELAEINLEPRDVVLSGANKEIAVARFIDELNQQDIATIKEHLKAKFGSEPNVSSVSPIVGQEISRNAFFAVLIAAVGIIIYVTIRFEWIFAASAIIALFHDAFFIVAFFSLVRLEVDLTFIAAVLTIVGYSINDTIVTFDRIRENLKKKKRVKTFDDLAEVVNVSLQQTFTRSIYTVATILFAVVALLIFGSESITNFSVALLVGLVAGTYSSLFLASQLWLVWKHKQLMRPKKVTPEDELEPEV; the protein is encoded by the coding sequence ATGGTAAAAAGAGGCCGAATAGTTGCATTCTTTCTAGTACTTGTTTTAATTGCAAGTATGATCGGTTCATCAACGAACTGGATTACAAATAATATGAAGCTTGGTTTGGACTTACAAGGGGGCTTTGAAGTACTTTACGAAGTGAAATCTGTAAGTGGAACCGACATTGATCGTGAAATGCTCGTTAGTACAGTAAGTGCTTTAAACAAGCGTGTTAACGTATTAGGGGTAAGTGAACCACGAATTGATATCGAAGGTGAAAACCGGATTCGTGTACAACTTGCAGGAGTAGAAGATCAAACAAACGCACGTGAACTGTTATCAACAGAAGCAAAACTAACATTTCGTGATATTAACGACAACCTTTTAATGGACGGAACAGACCTAGTTGAAAATGGAGCAACGCAATCGTTTGATCAGTCAAATAGACCAAGTGTTGCTTTAAAAATTAAGGATGCTGAGAAGTTTAGAGAAATAACGAGAGAACTATCTTCTAAATTATATCCAGAAAATATGATGGTAATCTGGTTAGATTTTGAAGAAGGTGTCGATTCCTTTGCAGAGGAAAGACAAAAAGATGAACCTAAGTATTTATCTGCTGCTACAGTAGAGCAAGTCTTTCACCAGCCAGAAGTTCAAATTCAAGGTCCGACCTTTACTGTTCCAAGTGCAAAAGAACTTGCAGACCTTTTAAATGCAGGTGCTTTACCAGTTGAATTAGAAGAAATATATTCTACGTCTGTTGGAGCACAATTTGGTGAAACAGCATTGCAAAAAACAGTATTTGCAGGTGCAGTTGGGATTGCGATTATATTCTTATTCATGCTAATCGTTTATCGTGTTCCAGGATTTGTTGCAGTTGTAACGTTAAGTTTATATATTTTCCTCGTTTTAGTAGTATTTAACGCAATGAATGCTGTGTTAACCTTACCAGGAATTGCCGCGCTTATATTAGGAGTCGGTATGGCTGTTGACGCAAACATACTTACTTATGAACGTATAAAAGAGGAACTTAAATTAGGTAAGTCGATGATGTCGGCATTCCGAGCAGGTAATCGAAACTCTCTAAGTACTATTTTAGATGCAAACATTACAACATTGTTAGCAGCAGCAGTTATGTTCGTTTATGGTACAAGCTCTGTACAAGGATTTGCGACGATGTTAATTGTGAGTATATTAATTAGCTTTTTAACTGCTGTTTTAGGTACACGTCTATTACTAGGACTTTGGGTGTATAGTCGAGCATTAAACAATAAACCGCATCTCTTCGGATTAAAGAAAGAAGAGATTATGGATATTAAAGATACGAAAGAAGATACAGTTCCACCAAACCGATTTGAAAATGTAGATTTTATAAAGCATCGTAAAAAATACTTTATATTCTCCACGACAATGGTTGTAGTTGGTATTATTTTGTTGAGTACGTTAAAGCTGAATTTAGGGATAGACTTTGTCAGCGGTACTCGTGTAGAAATTATGGCCGACACCACTATTTCAGCAGAGGCTGTAGAACAAGAATTAGCTGAAATTAATTTAGAACCTAGAGATGTGGTGTTGTCAGGTGCTAATAAAGAAATTGCTGTGGCTAGATTTATAGATGAACTGAATCAACAAGACATTGCTACAATTAAAGAACATTTAAAGGCTAAATTTGGTTCAGAACCTAATGTAAGTTCTGTATCACCAATAGTTGGCCAAGAAATATCACGAAATGCCTTTTTTGCAGTCTTAATAGCAGCAGTGGGAATTATTATTTACGTAACAATCCGTTTCGAATGGATTTTTGCTGCGTCTGCTATTATTGCACTTTTCCATGATGCGTTTTTCATCGTTGCCTTTTTTAGCCTCGTTCGACTAGAAGTTGATTTGACATTTATAGCTGCAGTATTAACGATAGTAGGTTATTCGATAAATGATACAATTGTTACGTTTGACCGAATACGAGAAAATCTAAAAAAGAAAAAGCGTGTGAAAACATTTGATGATTTAGCAGAAGTGGTAAATGTAAGTTTACAACAAACGTTTACCCGTTCTATCTACACAGTAGCAACTATTCTATTTGCAGTTGTTGCCTTATTGATTTTTGGTAGTGAATCGATTACGAACTTCTCGGTTGCGCTTCTTGTAGGACTAGTTGCAGGTACGTATTCTTCCTTATTCTTAGCTTCTCAGCTATGGTTAGTATGGAAACATAAACAGTTAATGCGTCCGAAAAAAGTAACACCTGAAGATGAGCTTGAACCAGAAGTATAA
- the yajC gene encoding preprotein translocase subunit YajC encodes MGDIFSLIWPLLLMFAIFYFLLIRPQQKRQKAVRDMQTSLEKGNKVVTIGGLHGIIDALDEDKVVIKCGDGSRLTYDRQAIRDVNND; translated from the coding sequence ATGGGTGATATTTTTAGTTTAATTTGGCCATTACTATTAATGTTCGCTATTTTTTACTTCTTACTAATTCGTCCACAACAAAAACGTCAAAAAGCGGTTCGTGATATGCAAACGAGCTTAGAAAAAGGCAACAAAGTTGTGACAATTGGAGGTCTTCACGGTATCATCGATGCACTTGATGAAGATAAAGTTGTTATCAAATGTGGAGATGGTTCACGCCTTACATACGATCGTCAAGCGATCCGCGATGTAAATAACGACTAA
- the recJ gene encoding single-stranded-DNA-specific exonuclease RecJ, with protein MLLSKSRWNIKKPNEEKVKELVDTLKVTPLIATLLVNRGIEDVEEASSFLNINEMDFHDPFLLEDMEKVVERIKTAVQKEEKILVFGDYDADGVSSTTVLLTALQEIGARADFYIPNRFTEGYGPNETAFRWAKEQNYTLIITVDTGISAHHEGEVAKELGLDLIITDHHEPSPTLPESYAIIHPKKTTCSYPYKELAGVGVAFKVAHALLGRVPEHLIEIAAIGTIADLVPLTGENRLIAYRGIRQMKSTTRAGLRALFQKCGVDMANITEETIGFTIGPRINAVGRLADADPAVHLLMATTYEEAVALVEEIDGYNKERQQIVAKITEEAIKQVEEKYPPEEHSFIIVEGYDWNAGVIGIVASRLVDKFYRPTIVLSLDDKTGLAKGSARSIKGFDLFEHLSDCRDILPHFGGHPMAAGMTLEMKNVHELRTRMNRKASEILTEEDFIPITDVDMQCELEDISLQTIEQLERLAPYGVANPKPKVVVPNASLQQIRQIGSNNTHLKLMIEKNNESLDCVGFGFGDAYHEISPSCKIHVLGELSINEWNNIRKPQLFIQDIKIDEWQLFDIRSSKQLSNTLKQLNKEKARLVHFSSEALHDLPIAEEWKSNSLHIVDIENYRFSEETHLILLDLPTDEEQLISLIKLAKPTRIYASFYQRENHFFSTIPTRDHFKWFYSLIMKKGSIDLNRYAEDIAKTRGWSKETVDFISQVFFELEFVTIDNGFISLNSGSMKRDLTESRTYQKKQKQIELENKFLYSTYHQLKTWFDEHVNELRTVYS; from the coding sequence GTGTTATTATCAAAATCTCGTTGGAATATAAAAAAGCCAAATGAAGAAAAAGTGAAAGAGCTAGTAGACACATTAAAGGTAACACCTCTAATTGCTACTCTTTTAGTCAATAGAGGCATTGAAGATGTAGAAGAAGCCTCATCTTTCCTTAATATTAATGAAATGGATTTTCACGATCCATTCTTATTAGAAGATATGGAAAAAGTAGTAGAAAGAATCAAAACCGCTGTACAGAAAGAAGAAAAAATTCTTGTCTTTGGTGACTATGATGCTGATGGTGTAAGCAGTACGACAGTTTTATTAACAGCACTTCAAGAAATCGGGGCAAGAGCGGACTTTTATATACCTAATCGTTTTACAGAAGGTTATGGACCAAACGAAACAGCCTTTCGATGGGCAAAGGAACAGAATTATACGTTAATCATAACAGTTGATACAGGTATTTCTGCTCACCATGAAGGGGAAGTTGCGAAAGAGTTAGGTCTTGACTTAATTATTACTGACCACCATGAACCAAGTCCAACATTACCAGAATCGTATGCTATTATTCACCCGAAAAAAACAACATGCTCTTATCCTTATAAAGAGCTTGCTGGAGTAGGAGTCGCCTTTAAAGTAGCTCATGCACTGCTCGGTAGAGTACCAGAACATTTAATAGAAATTGCAGCGATAGGAACAATTGCTGATTTAGTCCCTTTAACCGGGGAAAATCGATTAATCGCGTATCGTGGTATTCGTCAAATGAAGAGTACAACAAGAGCGGGATTACGTGCTTTATTTCAAAAGTGCGGTGTGGACATGGCCAATATTACAGAAGAAACAATTGGCTTTACAATCGGTCCTAGAATAAACGCAGTTGGTCGGCTAGCAGATGCGGATCCTGCTGTTCATCTATTAATGGCAACTACTTATGAGGAAGCAGTTGCGTTAGTAGAAGAAATAGATGGTTATAATAAAGAGAGACAACAAATTGTTGCTAAAATTACAGAAGAAGCGATAAAACAAGTAGAAGAAAAATATCCTCCAGAAGAGCATTCTTTCATTATTGTGGAAGGTTATGATTGGAATGCAGGGGTTATCGGAATTGTTGCCTCAAGATTAGTGGACAAGTTTTATCGTCCAACAATCGTTTTAAGTCTTGATGATAAAACTGGTTTAGCGAAAGGATCAGCTCGCTCGATTAAGGGATTTGATCTTTTTGAACATTTATCCGATTGCCGTGATATATTACCGCATTTCGGTGGACATCCAATGGCTGCTGGGATGACGTTAGAAATGAAAAATGTTCATGAGCTACGCACTCGAATGAATAGAAAAGCTAGTGAGATATTAACAGAAGAGGATTTTATTCCTATTACAGATGTTGATATGCAATGCGAACTAGAAGACATTTCGCTGCAAACGATTGAACAACTGGAAAGACTCGCTCCGTATGGAGTTGCTAATCCTAAACCAAAAGTAGTTGTTCCGAATGCATCTCTTCAACAAATACGACAAATTGGAAGTAATAATACACATCTTAAATTAATGATTGAAAAAAATAACGAATCGTTAGATTGTGTAGGCTTTGGATTTGGGGATGCATATCATGAAATATCACCAAGTTGTAAAATTCATGTTTTAGGTGAGTTATCGATTAATGAATGGAATAATATAAGGAAACCACAGTTGTTTATTCAAGATATCAAAATAGACGAATGGCAATTATTTGATATCCGTTCTAGTAAACAGTTATCCAATACGTTAAAACAATTAAATAAAGAAAAAGCAAGGTTAGTTCATTTTTCGAGTGAGGCGTTACACGACTTGCCTATTGCAGAAGAGTGGAAAAGTAATTCATTGCATATAGTTGATATAGAAAATTATCGTTTTTCGGAGGAAACGCATTTAATATTATTAGATTTACCAACTGATGAAGAACAGTTAATTTCGTTAATTAAACTAGCTAAACCAACCCGAATATATGCCAGCTTTTACCAAAGAGAAAATCACTTTTTCTCCACAATTCCTACTCGTGACCATTTTAAGTGGTTTTACAGCTTAATTATGAAAAAAGGATCAATCGATTTAAATCGATATGCAGAAGATATCGCAAAAACTAGAGGTTGGTCAAAAGAAACAGTAGATTTTATATCACAGGTGTTTTTTGAATTAGAATTTGTTACAATAGACAATGGCTTTATTTCATTAAATAGTGGGTCCATGAAACGAGACTTAACAGAATCGCGAACCTACCAGAAGAAACAAAAGCAAATAGAGTTGGAAAATAAATTTTTATACTCAACGTATCACCAATTAAAAACGTGGTTTGATGAGCATGTAAACGAACTACGAACCGTTTATTCATAG
- the tgt gene encoding tRNA guanosine(34) transglycosylase Tgt produces the protein MTAIKYELIKTCKQTGARLGRVHTPHGSFETPVFMPVGTLATVKTMSPEDLKQMGAGIILSNTYHLWLRPGHEIVKEAGGLHKFMNWDRAILTDSGGFQVFSLSEFRKIEEEGVHFRNHLNGDKLFLSPEKAMEIQNALGSDIMMAFDECPPYPATEEYMRRSVERTSRWAERCLTAHKRPEDQGLFGIIQGGEFEHLRKQSAKDLVSLDFPGYAVGGLSVGEPKDVMNRVLEFTTPWMPDNKPRYLMGVGSPDSLIDGAIRGIDMFDCVLPTRIARNGTLMTSEGRLVVKNAKFARDFDPIDPECDCYTCKNYSRAYIRHLIKCDETFGIRLTTYHNLHFLLKLMENVRQAIREDRLGDFREEFFEKYGFNKPGAKNF, from the coding sequence ATGACAGCAATTAAATATGAGCTTATTAAAACTTGTAAACAAACGGGCGCAAGATTAGGGCGTGTTCATACACCACACGGTTCTTTTGAAACACCAGTTTTTATGCCTGTAGGAACATTAGCAACAGTAAAAACAATGTCTCCTGAAGACTTAAAGCAAATGGGAGCAGGGATTATATTAAGTAACACATACCACCTCTGGCTTCGACCTGGGCATGAGATTGTCAAAGAAGCAGGTGGCTTACATAAATTTATGAACTGGGACCGCGCCATTTTAACAGACTCAGGTGGATTCCAAGTATTCTCCTTAAGTGAATTTCGTAAAATTGAAGAGGAAGGCGTTCACTTCCGTAATCATTTAAATGGAGACAAGCTATTCCTATCCCCTGAAAAAGCGATGGAAATCCAAAACGCACTAGGTTCTGATATTATGATGGCATTTGATGAATGTCCGCCATATCCGGCAACGGAAGAATATATGAGACGTTCCGTTGAGCGTACTTCTAGATGGGCAGAAAGATGCCTAACTGCTCATAAGCGTCCAGAAGACCAAGGTTTATTTGGTATTATTCAAGGTGGAGAATTCGAGCATCTTCGTAAACAAAGTGCGAAAGATTTAGTTTCATTAGATTTCCCTGGCTATGCTGTTGGTGGATTGTCAGTAGGGGAACCGAAAGATGTCATGAATCGTGTGTTAGAGTTCACAACTCCATGGATGCCTGATAATAAGCCTCGCTATTTAATGGGAGTAGGCTCACCTGATTCATTAATTGATGGTGCTATTCGTGGAATTGATATGTTTGATTGCGTGTTACCTACACGAATTGCTCGTAACGGTACATTAATGACAAGTGAAGGCCGTCTCGTTGTAAAGAATGCTAAATTCGCTCGTGATTTTGACCCAATTGATCCAGAATGCGATTGCTACACATGTAAAAATTATAGTCGTGCGTACATCCGACACTTAATAAAATGTGACGAAACATTCGGAATACGACTTACAACTTATCATAACCTGCATTTTCTGTTAAAATTAATGGAGAATGTCCGCCAAGCGATTCGAGAAGATCGTCTTGGGGATTTTCGAGAAGAGTTTTTTGAGAAATATGGTTTTAATAAACCGGGGGCAAAAAACTTCTAA